TCAGCTCTTGGAATGTTCATTGGAAAGCACTAAAGATGCGGGGTTTATGTTCACCCAGGAAATCCAGCCAATGAAGACGGGAGGCTGGTAGGTTATTCGCTATGATTATTTCAAGAAACCCAGAGAACCAGGTATTCCGTACAGCATTAAAAATAGAGGGTGAGGTTAGTCTTCCCGTTGTGCTAGCCTTGAGTCTAGCATTAGTAGTGCGTGAGGCTGTTCCTGGGTTAGTTTGAGCATTCCAAGTATCTCGCTGAACGTTTTCTCCTCCTCTACTTGCTCGTCTATGAACCAGTGCAGGAAGACCTCGGTGGGCTTGTCGCCTAGTTCTCTGGCGGCTTCGAATATCTTGTTTATGCTGTCCGTCACGGACTTCTCGTGCTTCAAACCCTCCTCAAACAGCTGGGTGATGCTCTCCCACTCAGTCGGGGGTTTCTCTATTGCTTCAAGGACTACTCTTTCACCGCGATCGTTTATGTACTCGTAGAACTTCATCGCGTGCTCTACTTCCTCTTTCGCCTGGATCCTCATCCACTTCGCGAAGCCGGGTAGGCCTTTGTGGTCCAGGTAGGCTGCCATTGAGAGGTAGAGGTAGGCCGAGTATAGCTCAGCGTTCAACTGCTTGTTCAGGAGTTCGAGTATGCGTTTATCCATCGTATATACCACCTGGTTGAGTTGTTTTATACCATTAATAGTGTCCCCTAGGCATGTTTATATGTATTGGGTATATGCAGTCTTGTTCAACAATTCTTTAAGGCGTCTGAGCCTCATTGTCTTGCTGAGGCCCTCTAGTTCCTGTTTATGTTTCTCTTCTAATTCTAGTGCTTTGTAGTGGGCGTATAGGGCATCCCAGATCTTCATACCGTAATCCAGTGTCTCGTAGTCATCTCTGGTTATCAGCCTTAATCCACTGAATAACGCTTTTACACCGGGGGCCTCCGGGGCTTTCTCCATCTCGCCTCTTATGTCTGCGGCATGGACTATCTGGGCTATCTTCTCTACAATAGGATCTTTGATGTTGTATTTCTCTACTATGGTTTCGAAGCTACACTTATTATCGTGGTGGCCTAGTTCTACTCCCTTTATGTCGAAGGGTGTTCCGTGCTCGGGTTTTAGTTCTTGCTCGGGCCAGTCTATAAATGTGAACTCCGCCTCGGGGTCTATGTAGCGTTTGATTAGCCATGCACTGGCCGTCCTATCTACGTGTGGGAAGCTTCGTGTAACCCATTTCAAAGGGTGTCACCTTGCAGGTGTGATTGTATAGGGTTCTTCTATAATAATTGGTTTACAAGTATTTACAACAATTTATATTAGATATATCTATCACATTATTAAATTGGTTTGAGAGGTAGGTGAACCCTGAAACACCACCATGGAACAATAATACTAACAGCATTGATAGTGGCAACACTAATACTCAACATAACAGGATACGCGGACACACAGACGAGTGTACTGCCTTATATCCCGCAGAAACATACAGGAGTATTGAAGGGAGACTACTATACACTCAATTACACATTGGTGAATGAGCCGTTCATAGATAAGAAGACAAGCATACTATTACTCTACATCTACAAGGCTCAACCGAATACTGGGCCGATGCAGTTGGAAATTGTGGTTGATGTGGGTAATAATAGTGTATTGGGGGTCAATCCTGGTAGAATTGACAAAGTGGTGAATCCACCTGTCTCCTACGGTTATACGAGAATAAACCTCACGATAAAAACCCAGAACCAACCAGATAAGGTGAATATAACACTCAACATCACACTCACACCATTGACTAATCAGAACAATAATAGCAAACAGGCGAGCATACCAATAACCATAGGCTCACTCTCAACAGAAGGTAGTGTTCCAACTCCAATAGTATATGGGGCAATAACATCTCTACTAGCATCAATACTCCTACCAACAACCCTATTCCTCTGGAACCGCGGTAGGAAAAAGCTAACGATAACATTCTCCCTGATAATAATATTCACGATAATCCTGACCTTCTGGAGCTTCCACACATACAATACAGAGAGCAACAATATAGTCCTACGCTACCTTTGGCAGCAAGGTAAAACAGGAGGGATAACATACATCTACAAGACAGGATCCACTTACAAGGGAATAACACTAGCCATAAGCAATACAATAAGCCTCAAAAACCATACAAAATGTCCACAACCCTTCTGCACCAATGGCAACGGCTTAACTGGGACAGGCTATTACTACCACAACGCACTCCGAGATGCAATGCTCCTCGAGAACAGTACAACCATAGGTTTCTACAGTAAGAATGGAATACTATTCTTCCTATACAAGAGACAGCCAAATACAACCATAGTACTAAACGCGAGCCACGGCTTCAACCCACCCATAGAAAAGAACTATTACCTGAAGCTATTCCTAGCACCCCCAGTAATCTCAGCTATCCTCTCTATCGGAGCACTAGCCTGGTCGAGGAGGAGGCGGTAACCGTGGAGTACGACATAGTGGTGGAGGATCTCCACAAGTACTACGGGAGCTTCCACGCTTTGAAGGGGGCGTCATTCAAGGTTCCTAGGGGTAGTGTTTTCGGGTTACTCGGCCCGAATGGAGCGGGGAAATCTACTACGATCAAGATAATTGTGGGCCTCCTGAAGCCGAGTAGTGGGAAGGCTCTAGTAAGAGGTCAAACCGCTGGTAGCATTAGTGCTAAGAAGCTGATCGGCTATGCACCGGAGCGGTTCTCTATAGCCGCTAGCTGGAGGCTACTTGACTTCTTGGTTTACATTGGCAGGCTGTATGGGTTGTCTAGTAGGGAGGCATTGGAGCAGGCCTTGAGCCTTCTAGAATGGGTTGGGTTGAACGGCTTTGAGCACGAGAGGTTCGGTAACCTGTCGGCCGGTATGAAGAGACGATTGGGATTGGCCCAGACATTGATAGGTGATCCCAGTATACTTGTGCTTGACGAGCCTACTGAGCATCTTGACGCTATAGGTAGGCTGGAGCTCCTGAATAAGATAAGGGAGCTGGCTGAGAAGGGTAGAACGGTTTTCCTCTCCACGCACGTTTTAGCTGAGGCTGAGAGGGTTGTTGATTATTATGCGATCATTCATAAGGGTAGAATTGTTTTCGAAGGGTCTAGGGAGGATGCAGAGTCCAAGCGTCTCGCCCGGATCGTTGTCGATAGGCCTAAGCGTTTTACAGAGGCTTTGGATAGGGCCGGGTTTAGGTATAGTGTCTATGGTAATCAGGTGATCGTTGATACTGGTGGGGATGAGAAGAGGGTTCTAGGGTTGATTTTGGAGAGTGATGTTAAATTGTTGAAGTATGAGGCTGGGTCGGGTATAACTGATACTTTTATGAGGGTTATAGAAGGTGGGGAGGAGTGAGGCTCGGGGACAATAGTTTCGGTAGGCTGGCCAGACTCCTATCCATGGACACCCGTATACTAGCTGGATCCGGGGGCTTCATAGCATTCATCCTATTCATAATGCTCCCCAGCATCATAGCATTGTATGTTGCAGGCCTGTTCTGGATGCCCCAGTCCCATCAGGCTGTAATAACACTACAATACATTCACCCAGGAACGAGTATCTATGAAACATTCCATAACGAATATATCGGTACGGTAAAGTCGCTCACAGACATGGTGACAGGCTTCTGGGCTGGGTTCCCCATGCTAGTGATAGCAAGCCTAGTAGCATCAAGCTTCATTTCGGGTGAACGTGGTAACGGGACATTCAACCTGCTCGCAACTAAGCCCATTAGGAGGTACGAGCTTGTGCTGTCGAAGGTGATAGGGTTCTCACTACTCTCCTTGGTTGCTTTGGCTGTTGTGCAGACTATTAACGTGTTGGTAGTGGCGGCAAGCTTCTACAATGGACTAGGGGCGGGGAAGGTGTGGGATGCGCTCACAGATTCATCCAGGTACATCGGTTACTACACACTAGTCTCATGGCTCTATCTAATCTCTATACTCGGTTTGACACTGTTGATCTCGACTCAGACTAAGAAGGTTTACATAGTTGTCCTCGGAGTCGTGGGCTACTACATAGGCTTAGCGATAACGAGTCAGATAATAACGGGCCTGATAGGAGGGAGCATAGCACAGGAGATAAGCACGATACTGTTGAACGCTGACTTCTCCTACCACGCAAACATAGTACTACACCAATGGGTCTACGGAACACTAGAGAACATACCATACAAGGGGATAACACCCTCGTACCCAACCAGCCTAACGGCATTAACAATCATACCTATACTATTGATAGTTACGACGCTGGTTATCATGGAGAGGAAAGACCTAGACTAGGATGATATAATCCCCTCCGGCCAAATCATTCATTGAGGGAACCACGGTATGAACTGTAAACACGACGTATACTCAAACAGGCCTATAGAAGAGGAGATCAGATCCCTACTAGAAGGCTATAGTCTCCACACACCGCCCAATCCTCAGTCAGGATGGGATGCGTGGAGAGAGGCGAGGCAAAGCAGGGTCTACATAAACTGGTTCACCCCGATAACAAGAGAAATGCTCTCTGATAAGGGGTGTATTGAAGTTATAATAGTGAGGAGCAGCGGTGTCGACCACATCGATCTAGAGGCCGCTGACGAGAACGGTGTATGCGTTTCCAACCAACCGGAGATAATCACTGAAGCCGTGGCAGAGTTCACTATAGCGGGAATACTAGGTGTTCTCCGCAGAATGGTTTCCATGCATCAGCACTACCCTAAGTGGAGTAGGGAGGGATGGCCACAGCACCTAGCCGGCTTCCTGCTTAGGGGCAGGCGTGTAGGGTTGCTTGGTGCTGGAAGAATAGGGCAGAGTGTTGCATTAAAACTGTATGCCCTTGGAGCCGGTGGATTATTGTATTATTCTCGTACAGCCAAGCCCGCACTAGATACACTAGGAGCCCGTAGAGTCTCACTGGTAGAGCTATTCGAACACTCCGATATTCTAGTGAACTCATTGCCCCTAACAAAACATACGAAGCACCTGGTAACAGTAGATCTCCTCCTGAAACTACCACGGAACGCCGTATACGTGAATATAGGCAGAGGAGCAACCGAAACGCCAGACGCAATAGACACGGTAGCCGAGAAAAGACCTGACCTACACTTCATACTAGACGTCCACCCAGAAGAACCCACACGCCAAGACCACCCGAGGATGAAGTACACCGGTGATCCAAGGTTCCTGTTAACACCACACGTAGCAGGATTAACACACGAGTCAAGAATAGGCTCCACAGTACTAGCAGTCCTCCAAGCAAGGGACTACTTTAGACACAACTGTGTATGGAACCCTGTAACTAGAAACTGTAAGCAATGTTCATGGGGGGTAACTGATATTGATAAAATCATTGAATTGACGAGGAAATGGGCTTGGAAGAAAGGTTTTTCTAAACAGGCTTAAGGTGATATATTAGTGGATGGTGAAGTATGAGCGTTGAATAAAAATAGAAATGTCAGTATTATAATTCCATCAATACGTCCTCACTTGTTCATTAGAGCGGTTAGAAGCGTTATTAGGCAAAAGTATAAGGAGGGTGTATTAGAGATCATTGGGGTTATTGACAAAGAAAAAGTTGACATTATTGAGAGGTTTATACATAATACCGAAAAGAGTTTAGAATCTAAATATAAAATGATACTAGTCCCTGCTAGTGAGAGGGTAGGCCCTTCTATTGCTAGAAATGTCGGCCTTAAGAACGCCTCTTATGAGCTGGTCGCTTTTCTCGATGATGATGATATATGGCTGAGGAACAAGCTTAGTGTTCAGTTGAAGATCTTGGATAGGTATGGAGTAGATGTTATAATAACCAAATGTATTAATAAACTAGACAGTATTTTTTATTTTTACCCCAAATGTTTCACAGAGGCATTTAAAATTATAGATGGGAAGGATATTTTTCTTTGCTCATTGGGTTTAACATCGACAGTATTGGCTCGTAAGGATGCAATATTAGGGACAGGAGGTTTTAACCCCGATTTGAAACGAGGAGAAGATGTTGAATTATGGATAAGAATTACAGAAAATGGCTATCGAATAGGGTTTCTTAATATTCCAACAATGGTTAGGTATTTGCATGAGGAAAATGTAACAAAGTCATCATTGGATAGCAATTATTTAAAATTCTTTATTAATGAAAGTATCAGGAACTTAAGTTATGGGGCTCGTTTCAAGAAGGAATTGCTTGCAAATAATTTCTATGGTATTGGAAAGAGGCTAGTATATACGGATCCTGTATTATCCTCGAAGTTTTTGAGCCTTGCATTTAGTTTAGGGTCTAGTAATATAAGAAAAAAGGTAATTTTACTACGTCTTGTTAGTAAGGCTAGTGGTAACAAAAATGTTTTACAAGAGTTATATGATATTATGTTCAAATTAACAGCAAGCTCCTTATGGAGAAATAATTTAGAACAGGTTTAACCTTTTAATCAAAAGATTCCTTGCTTCTATGAGTATCTTATCCATGTTCCAGTAATGCCATAATCCCCATCGGCCGAAAGGTAGTATTTTAAGTTCTTTTAACCTGCTCGTAATCCTATTTCTTATTACTTTGTGACCCTTCCTGTAGATGGGATAACCATATTTGTTATACCAAGACCTAATGAAGAGAAGATTTCTCTCTGATTCATCCAAAATTCCTATGGATTTTAGGCCTTCTAGCACTTTTGATTCTATATAGTTTTGATTGAATGTGTCATTAGGTTTCAACGTAACTTCTACTATTATTGACGAATTGTTCCTTGGTGCATTCATGGGACTGTAATTCGATATCCATGCATATCTGTGAAATATTATCGTTTTATCAGGGACATATACCCAATGCATTTTTGGAGCATTCCCCCTAAGTGCTACTGCTACTACAGCAACGCTGTTGTAATCTAGCATTGAGGAAAGGCGTTTTGTCTCTTTGTCAATGTCAATAATTCGCAATAGCTCATTCAATGGTATTGTTGAAATGATTTCCTTACTTCTAATTTTATTGTTAATGATTAGGTAGTCTCCATTAAATTTGATTCTCTCTATTTTAGTTTTAGGAAGAATTTTTATATAACTACTAATTTGTCTGTATATGGAATTGAATAATGTTCTTATACCACCTTTATAAGGATAATAGAATATGGCTTGCTCTGTGTATCCTTCAGTTTTTAACCCCACCCCTGCTTTGATAACGTCCTGCCAGTTAGGTAGCGGAAGTCGGCCTGGAGTATAAACCCAATCACTATCTATGTCAGCAAGATTTCTTTTCCAAATCTTTTCATTATAGGGGATTAAGTACATGTCACCAATTTCTTTTCCAAAGGTACCATAGATCCACTCTAAGAGATTGTTAGGTCTCCATTTGGTTTTGCAGCTGTTTTCAATTAATGATACAATAAACGAAGATAATATCCGGTATCTACTTTTTTCATTCAGCACCCATATACCATTCTCAAAGGGATATGGTACAAAATTATTTTCTAGGTATACGTAAGAGTTTCTATGGTGTTTAATGTATTTTTCATTATTACGTTCAAGTAATTCCAGCATAAAAGAAAGGATACCTTCATTTCTAGAGAAAATAACATGGCTGCCACCAGTATCAAACGTAAATCCATTAATTATATTGGTTGACATCAATCCACCATTCGGTAAAGTTTTATCAATACATAGGATATTGCCTTTAAACCTGTTTTCCTTAAGCATAAGGGAAACGCTGGCACCGGACCATCCGCAACCTAGGATAACAATATCGTATACATCAGTGGCCATGTGACTCCCCAAGTTATTCAGTTTAGATTTAATATCTAAAACTTAATTGAGTGAATTTCATAAGATGATAGCAAGGTGTACCTTAGTGAAAAAGACGAGGTGTATTAAGGTTCTTACACTTTACGTTACTAGAAACAGTGAAACATTCAATATTAGAAACTATAAAAGCGTGAGGTTTCAGAGAGGTGTATGTCAAGACATTTATATAGTCTCAGCAGAACCAGTTGACGGTTTAAACAACATTGTAATAAGTCCGCCTAAAGGGTATCAGGTTCCAATAAGAGTGTCTATATCGTTAAATAAAGCATTAGCGTACTTGGTTCGTAATGGAACAAGACTTATTGACTATGATTACATTTTCAAGGTCGATGGAGACGCTTTATTGCCCGTGGATTATCTCGAAAACCTACTTAGAAAACAGCCTTTATTGGGTGGATCGGGACAGGCCATGGTTATATCTACGCGTTTTTTCATGGGAGCCTTAAAGGGGTTATATCCCATTAAATATAGTGATGATGGTTTTGTATTTTCGCGTGGCATAGCACTAGGTATTTGGCCAGAAGAATATAAGGGGCTTGGGCCTGGCGTTATAGTTCCCCGTAATGAAGAAAACATAAGGAAGAGGGGATTTATTTATGGTATCGAGTATTATAAGTGGGGTACTCCTTTACAATTCCTGTTGGTATGGATAGTTGTAAGCTTATTGAAACGATTTATGGCATTTAATCGAAGAAATAATCAAAATGATAAGGGGATATCTAATTGGATATGGAATTTGTCAGGCTTTATATATGCAGCGATAAACGGTGTTGAAAAATATAGATGGAGTATTTACTACAAAAAATACCGGGTTTATCATTTCTTGAGGAAAATTAGAAATTACTTGACATAGTTTTCTGTTTTCACTTGATGAGTTTAGCTTTTGACAAATGAGTGATTACAAGCTTTTTTAAAAATTTTAAATCTCTTTGATCGATAGAGTTCTTGTTATATGTTAAAAGTTTGTCAAAATTCCATGTTGATATATTGTAGATGGCCTTCATACCTTTGTAGTATATTGCTATTCTATATGTTTCCCATTTAATTATTTTATTTAGATCCCGAAGGTTCACTATGTCTTTGTAGTTTAAATGGACTCCAAATGTTTCCGAATATACGTGATCTTCATATAAATCGTTTATAAGTAGAGGACTACCACGAGCGTGGGATACGACGAATTTCTTTAAGCTAGTGTTGGAAAGATATTTGTAATGTTGGGGTGTAATATTTGGTTCCTCAATGTAATCCGGGTACTTTATCAAAAAGGGTACTCTTAATAGTTCGTCGCATAAGAATACTCCGTGTGCAATTTTACCGTGTTCTCCTAGTAGTTGCCCATGATCACTTGTAATGATTATAAGGGAGTTGTCCAGTTCTTTTTCGTCATACATATAGCCTAGTAGTTTGTCTAGTAGATCCGATATGTACGATACGCTTCGTTCGTATCCCTGTTTCCATTTTATAAGATAGTTTTCATCGAGGGGATCTCCTATTAGTGAATTTATGAATTGTTCTAGGTGTTCTTTGCGATCTATAAAGTATGGTTCATGGGTTTCCATGAAGTTTATGAAGAAGAATTTCTTTGATTTAGGCTCTTTTTTGAGGATCCCTTTTATAGTATTTACAGTCTTTTCACCTCCTTTATCAAGAGGCCATTTTCTATTTATGATTCTGTTAATCCTAGTTTTAGTTATCATTTTGGTAAGGATGCTTCTATAGATTAGAGATATTTTCCTATTTTTAAGGAGGCGTATTAGGATCTTCCGTCTGCTTCTGGTTTTCAATTTATCCCTAAGATCCCTGAGGTACTGACGCTCGTATATTGATAAAAGGTCAATGTCGAATCCTCGTAACGTGTTATGGTATTCGTCAAAACCCCTAAACCCAAATATCGGGGAAATGAATGGGTTTTCAGATAGCAGATAAGTCCTATAACCATACATCTTCAGCTTCTGTTGAAGAGTAGGAAGATTTCTCGTAAGCCTCACCTTATAGTACTTTCTATCCTTCGATTCATGAGCACCATGAACTAATGGATAAACCCCAGTTATCATAGACGCATGACTAGGCGTAGTCCACGGAGACGACGATATAGCATTATTATACTCAGTGAACCCGTATTTTCTTAATTTCTCCATCAAAATAGCAGAGTAATCGAATCGGAGAGCATCCAATATTATCAAAAAAACATTCTTAGGGGAATTCTTTTCCATCTGCTATCAGCCATTTATCATTAATCTTTGAGAATTAACTCTATCAGGCGCTCTTTTATTTTTTCTATCGGTTTTTCTCCCTTCATCCCCTTCGAGACTGTCCCCTCAGGATCGTATACTGTGAATACTCCGTGCCAGTCGTGTACCGCGTCATCAGGGCCTCTATCGTTCTCCGACAGGTAGGGAGATTCGTATCCTATTGTCCCGGCTGCCCTCCAGTTTAGGTTGTCAAAATATGCCAGTAGGTCTGGCGGGTCACCGTTTACCTCCGGATATATGTCCCCTGGTTTCAGTGCCACATTAATCCACTGCTGGTTCTCTGGTCCCTTTATACGGGATATATCCCTTGCCAATTGGTTCAAGAGATCCTCGTACTCTTCCCTACCGACAACACCACTCGGCTCCCTGCCTCTCAGGTTCACGAAGATGCGGGAGTAGTAGCCTCCCCACCCCCATGCAAGGGTGTTATCCCAGTCAACCATCTCCCTAGTGAGATCTACACCAGGCTTCCTCGGTTTCTCCTTCAAATGGAGGTAGCCTTGCTGTATTAGCCACTCGTTCACCGCGAATGCCCCAGTCATGGACTTTATACCGTGGTCCGAGACAATAACGAAGATCGTGTCCTCCGGCAGCTTCTCCCTAAGCTCACCTACACCCTCATCTATCATCTTATAGAACTCAGGTACAGCCTTACTCAACTCCGGATCCTCAGTATACCTGGGATGAGATACGTCGAAGTACTTCCAGAACGCGTGGTGTAACCTATCTATCCCTATCTCCACATACACGAAGAGATCCCAAGGCTTCATCCCCGCCAGGTACTTAACAACTTCGAGGTGTTGCCTAGTCATGTTGAATAAATCTCTCCGAACACCCTTCTTATCCTCACTCCTATAAACGATATCGAAGATCAACGGGCCGAACCTGTTTTCAACCTCCTTCTTCAACCATGGAGGAAAGGAGTACTGAGACTCGTGGCTGGGAGTCATAAAGTCCGAAATCATAAACCCCTTCACAGGTCTAGGAGGATATGTTGGAGGTACACCGAAAACACCGACCCTACCGCCACGGCTGCCTACTTCATCCCAGAGAGTCCTATGCTTAATGTAGTTATAATTGATAATATAGGAGTGGCCGACGTCACCGGGCTTCCTGTGGCGGAACCCGTATATCCCAAGCTCACCCGGCGTTTTCCCCGTGAACATGCTCATCCACGCAGGTATAGTTATTGGCGGATGACTTGTCCTCATAAGATACCTCTCAGACTCATCGACAAGTTCAGCTATATTAGGAATCTCCACACCATACCTCTCATAGATAGTTTTAGGCGGAGCAGAATCCAACCCGAGTATAAACATCCTCCTCAACATACAAGGCCTCCATATCACTCTACAAATGGGTTATCGTAGCTTAAAACGACTTCCGCCACCTCAGGCCTCATCATAGTCTCAGGAGGCCTCTCCCCACTCAGGATCATCCGCCTCAGCTTGGTACCGCTAATCCTTACCCTATACTCGTCAGGATGAGGGCATATCTTCTCATTCACCATCCCACCACACTTTCTACAATAAAACGATTCCCTTATGAATAATGGTGTAATACCTAGATCCGGAAACTCCTTGAAGAGATCCCACGCCTCATAAGGCCCATAATAATCGCCAACCCCAGCATGATCCCTACCCACAATGAAGTGGGTGCAACCATAGTTCTTCCTCACAATAGCATGGTGGATAGCCTCCCTTGGCCCGGCGTAACGCATCTCCATCCACAAGACGGATAATACTACTGCATCCTTAGGGTAGTAGTGCTGTATCAATGCTTTATAGGCGTTCACTATAACTTCGTCCTTATAGTCCCCCGGTTTCTTCCACCCCACTAAGGGGTGTATGAGCAGGCCGTCAGTGAATGTTAGGGCCGCCTTCTGAACGTACTCATGCCCCCTGTGGGGCACGTTCCTCGTCTGGAAGGCTACTATGTTACGCCATCCCCTCTCGCGGAAGAGTATCCTCGTCTCAATAGGCTCTAGCATCAGACTCGGGAATGGCCTCTCTATATCCCCTATTAGATCAATCCTACCTCCCAGGAGCTTTTCTTTTCTTTTCATGGTTTTCACTACACCGGGATGATCAGGATCTAATGTACCGTATACCTTCTCAGCATACCTCCTCTTATCCCAGCTATACATCTCTTCTATCCTAAGTAGGGCAACAGGTTTGCCGTTGTATCTTAGTATAACGTCATCGCCCTCCCGTAGCTCTCCCAGGATCGCCGGGTCTACGTCGAATGTTATTGGTATCGTCCAGGGAGTGTCGTCTGGTAGCCTCATGTGGTCTAGTATGAAGTCAAGCTCCTCCCTAGTGTTGAATCCCTCGAGGGGGGAGTAAGAGCCTACAGCTATGTTGTATATATCCGATAGAGTATTCTTATCAATATTGATTGACGGGAACTCATTTGCCTGGTCTCGGAGTGCTTGTCTCCTACGGCCTCGTATGACTCTGTTAACTAGTTTTCCGCCGTGGGGTTTTGATACCATTCTTCATCACCATTTTAGAGGTAGCCTAGTTTCTTGAGCCTATCGATTATCTGGTCTTTCTCTTCTTCGCTTAGCGGTTCCTCCGTTTCCCTCGCCTTCTCATATTCCACCACTATTTCCCGTAGGATGTATGTTACGAACTGGGATACATTCGCGAACCCTGTTCCCTCTATGATTCTCTTGAGCCTATTGTACAGGGTTACTGGTATAGATACTGTCGTGTACTTCGTTTTCCCCGGGTCTTTCTCCGGCAATAAGTATCCACCGGTTCAAGGATGTCTATGTACTGTAATAATAAATAATTAGATTTAATGAAAACGGTTAGAAGTATTCCCCGCTAATCTAGGTTTCAGCGTGGTTAGCTATTATATAGTGATATGGCAACATAGATATAATCAAGGGAAGGGTAGAGTAATTTGAGAGGGACAGAGAAAATACTAATAATAATACCAGCTAAAAACGAGGAAGAAAACATACAGTATTCCGCGTTATCAGTAATACACAGTGTAGTGAAAGCG
This region of Candidatus Tiamatella incendiivivens genomic DNA includes:
- a CDS encoding chromate resistance protein → MKWVTRSFPHVDRTASAWLIKRYIDPEAEFTFIDWPEQELKPEHGTPFDIKGVELGHHDNKCSFETIVEKYNIKDPIVEKIAQIVHAADIRGEMEKAPEAPGVKALFSGLRLITRDDYETLDYGMKIWDALYAHYKALELEEKHKQELEGLSKTMRLRRLKELLNKTAYTQYI
- a CDS encoding ABC transporter ATP-binding protein yields the protein MEYDIVVEDLHKYYGSFHALKGASFKVPRGSVFGLLGPNGAGKSTTIKIIVGLLKPSSGKALVRGQTAGSISAKKLIGYAPERFSIAASWRLLDFLVYIGRLYGLSSREALEQALSLLEWVGLNGFEHERFGNLSAGMKRRLGLAQTLIGDPSILVLDEPTEHLDAIGRLELLNKIRELAEKGRTVFLSTHVLAEAERVVDYYAIIHKGRIVFEGSREDAESKRLARIVVDRPKRFTEALDRAGFRYSVYGNQVIVDTGGDEKRVLGLILESDVKLLKYEAGSGITDTFMRVIEGGEE
- a CDS encoding alkaline phosphatase family protein, whose product is MLRRMFILGLDSAPPKTIYERYGVEIPNIAELVDESERYLMRTSHPPITIPAWMSMFTGKTPGELGIYGFRHRKPGDVGHSYIINYNYIKHRTLWDEVGSRGGRVGVFGVPPTYPPRPVKGFMISDFMTPSHESQYSFPPWLKKEVENRFGPLIFDIVYRSEDKKGVRRDLFNMTRQHLEVVKYLAGMKPWDLFVYVEIGIDRLHHAFWKYFDVSHPRYTEDPELSKAVPEFYKMIDEGVGELREKLPEDTIFVIVSDHGIKSMTGAFAVNEWLIQQGYLHLKEKPRKPGVDLTREMVDWDNTLAWGWGGYYSRIFVNLRGREPSGVVGREEYEDLLNQLARDISRIKGPENQQWINVALKPGDIYPEVNGDPPDLLAYFDNLNWRAAGTIGYESPYLSENDRGPDDAVHDWHGVFTVYDPEGTVSKGMKGEKPIEKIKERLIELILKD
- a CDS encoding ABC transporter permease — encoded protein: MRLGDNSFGRLARLLSMDTRILAGSGGFIAFILFIMLPSIIALYVAGLFWMPQSHQAVITLQYIHPGTSIYETFHNEYIGTVKSLTDMVTGFWAGFPMLVIASLVASSFISGERGNGTFNLLATKPIRRYELVLSKVIGFSLLSLVALAVVQTINVLVVAASFYNGLGAGKVWDALTDSSRYIGYYTLVSWLYLISILGLTLLISTQTKKVYIVVLGVVGYYIGLAITSQIITGLIGGSIAQEISTILLNADFSYHANIVLHQWVYGTLENIPYKGITPSYPTSLTALTIIPILLIVTTLVIMERKDLD
- a CDS encoding ferritin, which gives rise to MDKRILELLNKQLNAELYSAYLYLSMAAYLDHKGLPGFAKWMRIQAKEEVEHAMKFYEYINDRGERVVLEAIEKPPTEWESITQLFEEGLKHEKSVTDSINKIFEAARELGDKPTEVFLHWFIDEQVEEEKTFSEILGMLKLTQEQPHALLMLDSRLAQRED
- a CDS encoding sulfatase-like hydrolase/transferase gives rise to the protein MEKNSPKNVFLIILDALRFDYSAILMEKLRKYGFTEYNNAISSSPWTTPSHASMITGVYPLVHGAHESKDRKYYKVRLTRNLPTLQQKLKMYGYRTYLLSENPFISPIFGFRGFDEYHNTLRGFDIDLLSIYERQYLRDLRDKLKTRSRRKILIRLLKNRKISLIYRSILTKMITKTRINRIINRKWPLDKGGEKTVNTIKGILKKEPKSKKFFFINFMETHEPYFIDRKEHLEQFINSLIGDPLDENYLIKWKQGYERSVSYISDLLDKLLGYMYDEKELDNSLIIITSDHGQLLGEHGKIAHGVFLCDELLRVPFLIKYPDYIEEPNITPQHYKYLSNTSLKKFVVSHARGSPLLINDLYEDHVYSETFGVHLNYKDIVNLRDLNKIIKWETYRIAIYYKGMKAIYNISTWNFDKLLTYNKNSIDQRDLKFLKKLVITHLSKAKLIK
- a CDS encoding 2-hydroxyacid dehydrogenase; translated protein: MNCKHDVYSNRPIEEEIRSLLEGYSLHTPPNPQSGWDAWREARQSRVYINWFTPITREMLSDKGCIEVIIVRSSGVDHIDLEAADENGVCVSNQPEIITEAVAEFTIAGILGVLRRMVSMHQHYPKWSREGWPQHLAGFLLRGRRVGLLGAGRIGQSVALKLYALGAGGLLYYSRTAKPALDTLGARRVSLVELFEHSDILVNSLPLTKHTKHLVTVDLLLKLPRNAVYVNIGRGATETPDAIDTVAEKRPDLHFILDVHPEEPTRQDHPRMKYTGDPRFLLTPHVAGLTHESRIGSTVLAVLQARDYFRHNCVWNPVTRNCKQCSWGVTDIDKIIELTRKWAWKKGFSKQA
- a CDS encoding glycosyltransferase family 2 protein — protein: MNKNRNVSIIIPSIRPHLFIRAVRSVIRQKYKEGVLEIIGVIDKEKVDIIERFIHNTEKSLESKYKMILVPASERVGPSIARNVGLKNASYELVAFLDDDDIWLRNKLSVQLKILDRYGVDVIITKCINKLDSIFYFYPKCFTEAFKIIDGKDIFLCSLGLTSTVLARKDAILGTGGFNPDLKRGEDVELWIRITENGYRIGFLNIPTMVRYLHEENVTKSSLDSNYLKFFINESIRNLSYGARFKKELLANNFYGIGKRLVYTDPVLSSKFLSLAFSLGSSNIRKKVILLRLVSKASGNKNVLQELYDIMFKLTASSLWRNNLEQV